Proteins found in one Desulfomonilia bacterium genomic segment:
- a CDS encoding acyl-CoA dehydrogenase family protein produces MDFTLTDEQKMFRETVYQYAKKEIAPLCEEADLKGEFSFEVWRKLGDMGLLGLPFPEELGGSGADIVSCCLSGEALAHAGVDGGHLLALGAHTYLCAATLYHFGTEEQKKKYIPKLATGEWIGCMGLTEPGAGSDAASMRTTAVKKGDKYILNGSKTFITNAPVAQVMVVYASLDKSKKHEGITAFIVERDFKGFSTGQPFHKMGCKCSTTCEVFFEDCEVPLENCLGGEFKGWNMALSSVEWDRCTLLAPFLGTGLFALDACAKYANERVQFKKPIREFQAVQNRIANIKIFNEAAKLAIYRVASSKDNGQMLNPLLAAVNKMYVGDLGCEMATDAVMVHGGYGFMHEYPVERNYRDARLGTIGGGTSDIMRMIVSRIMLM; encoded by the coding sequence ATGGATTTCACGTTAACAGACGAACAGAAGATGTTTCGGGAGACGGTCTATCAGTATGCCAAGAAGGAGATAGCACCCTTGTGCGAAGAGGCCGACCTCAAAGGGGAGTTCAGTTTCGAGGTGTGGAGGAAACTGGGTGACATGGGGCTTCTGGGGCTTCCTTTCCCTGAGGAGCTCGGGGGCTCGGGTGCGGATATTGTTTCATGCTGCCTTTCCGGCGAGGCGTTAGCCCATGCGGGCGTCGACGGCGGCCATCTGCTGGCGCTCGGCGCGCATACTTATTTATGCGCTGCGACGCTTTATCATTTCGGGACCGAAGAACAGAAGAAAAAATATATACCCAAACTTGCTACCGGCGAATGGATAGGCTGCATGGGGCTTACCGAGCCGGGTGCGGGATCTGATGCAGCCAGCATGAGGACAACGGCGGTCAAGAAGGGCGACAAGTATATTCTGAACGGTTCCAAGACTTTCATAACCAATGCCCCGGTAGCTCAGGTCATGGTTGTCTACGCCTCTCTTGACAAGTCAAAGAAGCATGAAGGAATCACCGCATTCATAGTCGAGAGGGATTTCAAGGGATTCTCCACAGGACAGCCTTTCCACAAGATGGGCTGCAAGTGCTCGACCACCTGCGAGGTCTTTTTTGAAGACTGTGAAGTTCCCCTGGAAAACTGCCTTGGAGGCGAGTTCAAGGGATGGAACATGGCGCTTTCCTCAGTCGAATGGGATCGCTGTACCCTGCTTGCCCCGTTCCTCGGGACTGGGCTCTTCGCGCTTGACGCATGCGCCAAGTATGCGAACGAACGTGTCCAGTTCAAGAAGCCGATCAGGGAATTCCAGGCCGTGCAGAACAGGATAGCTAATATAAAGATATTCAACGAGGCGGCAAAGCTCGCCATATACCGTGTCGCATCGTCTAAGGACAACGGGCAGATGCTCAATCCTCTGCTTGCAGCGGTCAACAAGATGTATGTCGGAGACCTGGGCTGTGAGATGGCCACGGACGCTGTAATGGTGCACGGCGGCTACGGCTTCATGCATGAATACCCGGTCGAGCGCAATTACCGCGATGCAAGGCTCGGGACAATCGGCGGAGGGACTTCGGACATCATGCGCATGATAGTTTCGCGCATCATGCTTATGTAA
- a CDS encoding acyl-CoA dehydrogenase family protein, giving the protein MIDYELKEGEALLKLKALDFAGKEIAPNAAKLDTASKAEAADMMKNNLKKLAAAELLAPGISEDGIDLISHFVVGEEIAKACAATWLSARTTGFRCAGAIALFGTAEQKAKYLNALIKGEITGAVAYTENGAGSDLNSISAEAFMDGGEWKINGTKDLVINAPIADIFLILAWTDRNAGQASMFIVEKGAAGLKVGEAVQTLGICGCPVAPVILENCSAAGVLGGDAGKGIAQVTKILEMGRIGVAALSVGIGTACMEKSTAWAKSRKAFGKPIGAYQEVGFKLADMFTFNDLGRALGLRAAWAFNNKENEAEILAACAKVFSGEAVTKIANWAAQVFSGHGYVKGSEIERLYRDARFCEFCEGTSEVLRTVIAQNELDKFRGV; this is encoded by the coding sequence ATGATAGATTATGAACTTAAAGAAGGTGAAGCTCTTCTCAAGCTTAAAGCGCTTGATTTTGCAGGAAAAGAAATAGCCCCGAATGCTGCGAAACTTGATACGGCCTCAAAGGCTGAAGCGGCGGATATGATGAAGAATAACCTGAAAAAGCTTGCCGCCGCAGAATTGCTGGCTCCGGGAATAAGTGAGGACGGTATTGACCTTATCAGCCATTTTGTGGTCGGCGAAGAGATTGCCAAGGCATGCGCGGCTACATGGCTGAGCGCGAGGACTACCGGTTTCAGATGTGCCGGGGCGATTGCGCTTTTCGGAACGGCTGAGCAGAAAGCGAAATATCTGAATGCGCTTATCAAAGGTGAAATCACGGGCGCAGTCGCATATACCGAAAACGGTGCGGGGAGCGACCTTAATTCGATTTCAGCTGAAGCCTTTATGGATGGCGGTGAATGGAAGATCAACGGCACGAAGGACCTTGTTATAAATGCCCCAATTGCAGACATATTCCTGATTCTTGCATGGACTGACAGGAATGCAGGTCAGGCTTCAATGTTTATAGTCGAAAAAGGGGCAGCAGGTCTGAAAGTTGGAGAAGCGGTTCAGACGCTCGGCATATGCGGATGCCCGGTTGCGCCCGTTATTCTGGAGAATTGCAGCGCTGCCGGTGTTCTCGGTGGAGATGCAGGAAAGGGTATTGCCCAGGTCACGAAGATCCTTGAAATGGGGAGAATCGGTGTTGCCGCACTTAGCGTAGGCATCGGGACGGCATGCATGGAAAAGTCAACAGCCTGGGCGAAATCCCGCAAGGCGTTCGGAAAGCCGATCGGCGCCTATCAGGAAGTGGGCTTCAAGCTGGCCGACATGTTCACATTCAATGACCTGGGAAGGGCGCTTGGATTGCGCGCTGCCTGGGCGTTCAACAATAAGGAGAACGAGGCAGAGATACTTGCTGCATGCGCCAAGGTGTTTTCAGGTGAAGCGGTCACTAAGATTGCAAACTGGGCGGCCCAGGTCTTTTCAGGACACGGATACGTCAAGGGCTCTGAAATCGAAAGGCTCTACCGTGATGCGCGTTTCTGTGAATTCTGCGAAGGCACGTCGGAAGTTCTCCGTACGGTCATTGCGCAGAACGAACTGGACAAGTTCAGAGGGGTATAA
- a CDS encoding MaoC family dehydratase N-terminal domain-containing protein, with protein MSFDAKFVGRKYGPMTYEVGKEKAKEYARAIKSNDPHYLDEDFAKGTKYGGLIVPPTFAVVYSGLLCGPFFLDPELKIDFAMLVHGEQAFEFFEVVRPGDVITSWGTISKVENKEKLDVVSFEVLAKNQNGTDVCKATYTFAIRKRG; from the coding sequence ATGTCATTCGATGCAAAGTTTGTCGGCCGGAAATACGGGCCCATGACCTATGAAGTGGGCAAGGAAAAGGCAAAGGAATATGCTCGCGCGATAAAGAGCAATGACCCGCATTATCTCGACGAGGATTTTGCGAAGGGTACGAAATACGGCGGCCTTATAGTTCCTCCCACCTTCGCGGTTGTCTATTCGGGGCTTCTGTGCGGGCCATTCTTTCTTGACCCCGAGCTGAAGATCGATTTCGCCATGCTGGTCCATGGAGAGCAGGCCTTCGAATTCTTCGAGGTGGTCAGGCCAGGTGACGTGATAACATCCTGGGGTACTATTTCAAAGGTCGAGAACAAGGAAAAGCTCGATGTGGTGTCGTTCGAGGTGCTGGCAAAGAACCAGAACGGTACGGATGTCTGCAAGGCAACCTATACGTTTGCAATAAGGAAAAGGGGGTAG
- a CDS encoding MaoC/PaaZ C-terminal domain-containing protein yields the protein MAVDIKNLKAGDTFTAKEEVDRYRTILYAGASGDFNPIHIDPEFGQMVGLGGVILHGLCTLAFTANAITNFTGDPGMLKKYKCRFAKPVHLGDVITTEATITDVSNGKATLTLKVTNQEGTEVLTMAEAEIG from the coding sequence ATGGCTGTTGACATTAAGAACCTCAAGGCTGGAGACACCTTCACTGCGAAGGAGGAAGTGGACAGGTACCGTACAATCCTTTATGCAGGCGCGTCAGGCGATTTCAACCCCATTCATATCGATCCCGAGTTCGGACAGATGGTGGGCCTGGGCGGAGTGATACTTCACGGGCTCTGCACGCTGGCATTTACGGCTAACGCCATAACCAATTTCACCGGCGATCCGGGCATGCTGAAAAAGTACAAGTGCCGTTTTGCAAAACCGGTGCATCTGGGTGATGTCATAACGACCGAGGCGACGATAACGGATGTGTCGAACGGGAAGGCGACATTGACGCTCAAGGTGACGAATCAGGAAGGAACCGAAGTATTGACAATGGCGGAAGCCGAAATAGGATAG
- a CDS encoding DUF6680 family protein, whose amino-acid sequence MSIDAIILGIFSVIAILLAPLIAIQINELISKRNEGKKRRLDLFRALMATRATTLSPLHVESLNRIDVEFYGDDKKSKQVVEAWKIYYDHLCIPTTRKEPLTAEEDKAWTNKGKDLLTELIYQMSQCVGYEFDKSHIKRVCYYPQGHSDIEMEQMIIRKGIADILQLKKPIPPFFSFVAPTEKESIDKLFKENKD is encoded by the coding sequence ATGTCAATAGATGCAATTATTTTAGGAATATTCTCAGTAATAGCAATCTTATTGGCTCCACTAATCGCTATTCAAATCAATGAACTGATATCTAAAAGAAATGAGGGCAAGAAAAGAAGATTGGATTTATTCCGTGCTTTAATGGCAACAAGAGCAACAACATTATCGCCGCTTCACGTTGAGTCCTTAAACAGGATCGACGTAGAATTTTATGGTGATGATAAAAAATCAAAACAAGTCGTTGAGGCTTGGAAAATATATTACGATCATCTTTGTATACCCACAACCAGAAAAGAACCTTTAACCGCTGAAGAAGATAAAGCATGGACAAATAAAGGTAAAGATTTGTTAACTGAATTAATATATCAAATGTCTCAATGTGTTGGATACGAATTCGACAAATCCCATATTAAACGCGTTTGTTATTATCCTCAGGGCCATTCTGACATTGAAATGGAGCAGATGATTATAAGAAAGGGTATTGCAGACATTCTCCAGCTGAAAAAGCCAATACCGCCATTCTTTTCATTTGTAGCACCGACAGAAAAAGAGTCCATCGATAAACTTTTCAAGGAAAACAAAGACTAA
- a CDS encoding DUF6036 family nucleotidyltransferase, whose amino-acid sequence MLNRDFKEFIQLLKSNGVKYLVVGGYALAVHGHPRYTKDIDIWIALSPENAASIIKALDQFGFGSLGLTENDFLAEGHTIQLGNPPNRIDILCSVSGVEFNDCYDKRIETEIDGITVNFIDIESLKINKKASGRLQDLADIEALE is encoded by the coding sequence GTGCTGAACAGAGATTTCAAAGAGTTTATACAATTATTAAAAAGTAACGGGGTCAAATATCTCGTTGTAGGCGGTTATGCGCTGGCAGTCCATGGACACCCCCGTTACACAAAAGATATCGACATATGGATCGCCCTGTCGCCTGAAAATGCAGCTTCTATCATCAAGGCACTCGATCAGTTCGGTTTCGGTTCTCTGGGGTTAACAGAAAACGATTTCCTCGCTGAAGGCCACACAATTCAATTGGGTAATCCGCCCAATAGAATCGATATACTTTGCTCAGTCTCCGGAGTTGAATTTAATGATTGTTATGACAAGCGGATTGAAACCGAAATAGATGGCATCACGGTAAACTTCATCGATATAGAAAGCCTTAAAATCAACAAAAAAGCCAGCGGCCGCCTTCAGGATCTGGCGGATATTGAAGCACTTGAATGA
- a CDS encoding heparinase II/III family protein — MTSNKLGKYFVIILMASLAFMVSCRVKSVGPWHPERTTYPRTIYKADQLDDIKARLGRFPYNELYSRVLFQADRTPAPPAEKFDPPTQFDNANIAKSAAFVFVVSGNDEYRQKAIEILKTVPQKFDTLTFELFDRDINIAEALMCYAQALDMLLGADAVNQADRNVIEDRLGNITDKFFNNWAELICGAYEFARNNHHTKMASAFGMIAIVLNNHPMAKVWIDYAMNEVETDLDSLVTADGGYAEGPNYWTYSASNVLPFAWAYHLFNNGQTETFTDRPCYLSGLGQNGKSVAVKDFFSDWKIRALSEWMIKVRQPDGFTPPVDDSNLSGYYNAIIGQVYRDGVFTWDWLTSSAYINSQSCADLSVDMICIYDDSITPGEPSWQPSMMMKEAGNAVMRSGWGADDTYVMFLAENGRARTNGYGHEHPDGLSFILYAFGKSLAIDSGYINYENHDLVRYAKNHNLILVDGKAPEPGMYTSGGVDAFFKDFMTTSFMDYCSAWTDFSGIRHSRSLLFPDKRYLVVSDDIKNNGILLHTYNWLLHGNGGGSTGGTFTSASDGGLWVNGSAALRAVVVSPEGSLNLSTYDDYHGFDWGQEKKHSVLRADIRAKNARYLAVLYPFATGTDEPEIKPLNVTDGKAITIAEPGNTTLVRIQAASKKAQSWSIDGISGKPEFPAVNSDAGLIRISAGSDGTMNGVFLEDASSLMINDTSIMSSESKIILALAFGEGIINGHVIAPSGTSINLFTGVAPLSVEGDTVSGFVSQGQGMTRISFSGQGDFTVYLSGSSILNKLMAENRVSNFL, encoded by the coding sequence ATGACGTCAAATAAACTTGGGAAATATTTCGTGATTATTCTGATGGCTTCCCTGGCATTCATGGTCTCCTGCCGGGTAAAATCCGTTGGCCCCTGGCACCCCGAACGTACAACCTACCCGAGAACGATCTATAAGGCCGATCAGCTCGATGATATCAAGGCCAGACTCGGCCGGTTTCCCTATAATGAGCTTTACAGCCGGGTTCTGTTTCAGGCTGACCGTACTCCGGCGCCTCCGGCTGAGAAGTTTGATCCCCCGACTCAATTCGATAACGCAAACATTGCAAAATCCGCAGCCTTTGTTTTTGTTGTTAGCGGAAACGATGAATACAGGCAAAAAGCGATAGAAATACTTAAAACCGTTCCCCAGAAATTCGATACCCTAACCTTTGAACTTTTTGATCGCGACATAAATATTGCGGAAGCCCTCATGTGCTATGCGCAGGCCCTTGACATGCTGCTCGGCGCCGATGCCGTCAACCAGGCCGACAGGAACGTAATAGAAGACAGGCTGGGCAACATTACAGATAAATTTTTCAACAACTGGGCGGAACTTATCTGCGGGGCTTATGAGTTTGCCCGCAACAATCATCATACCAAAATGGCGTCGGCTTTCGGAATGATAGCAATCGTATTGAATAATCACCCCATGGCGAAAGTCTGGATAGATTACGCCATGAACGAAGTGGAAACTGATCTTGACAGCCTTGTCACCGCCGACGGCGGCTATGCCGAGGGTCCAAACTACTGGACGTATTCGGCCAGCAATGTGCTGCCGTTTGCATGGGCCTATCATCTGTTCAATAACGGCCAGACCGAGACCTTTACGGACAGGCCCTGCTATCTGAGCGGTCTGGGACAGAACGGAAAATCAGTTGCAGTCAAAGACTTTTTTTCCGACTGGAAAATCAGGGCCCTTTCCGAATGGATGATAAAGGTGCGGCAGCCCGACGGATTTACGCCGCCTGTTGATGATTCGAATTTAAGCGGGTACTATAATGCCATCATAGGCCAGGTTTACAGAGACGGTGTTTTCACCTGGGACTGGCTGACCTCCTCAGCATATATTAATTCACAGAGCTGCGCAGACCTGAGTGTCGATATGATCTGCATCTATGACGACAGCATCACTCCTGGGGAGCCATCATGGCAGCCGAGCATGATGATGAAAGAGGCCGGCAATGCGGTCATGAGAAGCGGCTGGGGCGCAGACGACACATACGTAATGTTCCTTGCCGAGAACGGCAGGGCGCGGACGAACGGTTACGGACATGAGCACCCTGACGGGCTCAGCTTCATACTTTATGCTTTCGGTAAAAGCCTTGCCATAGACAGCGGATATATAAATTATGAAAATCATGACCTCGTAAGATATGCAAAAAATCACAATCTCATTCTTGTCGACGGCAAAGCACCCGAGCCCGGTATGTATACCTCGGGCGGGGTCGATGCATTCTTCAAGGATTTCATGACGACGTCATTTATGGATTACTGTTCGGCCTGGACAGATTTCTCGGGAATCAGGCACAGCCGGTCGCTTCTGTTCCCTGACAAAAGGTATCTGGTTGTTTCGGATGATATCAAGAACAACGGGATACTGCTGCATACATATAACTGGCTGCTGCACGGAAACGGCGGAGGTTCCACCGGCGGGACATTCACTTCGGCTTCAGACGGCGGATTGTGGGTTAACGGCAGTGCCGCACTCAGGGCCGTGGTCGTTTCACCTGAAGGCAGCCTTAATCTGAGCACTTATGATGATTATCACGGCTTTGACTGGGGACAGGAGAAGAAACACTCCGTGCTCCGGGCCGATATCAGGGCTAAAAATGCACGCTATCTTGCGGTTCTGTATCCATTTGCCACTGGAACGGATGAACCTGAAATAAAACCTCTTAACGTAACTGACGGCAAGGCCATCACAATTGCAGAACCTGGAAATACTACTCTTGTAAGGATTCAGGCTGCTTCAAAAAAAGCTCAGTCATGGTCAATCGATGGGATAAGCGGCAAACCTGAATTTCCTGCAGTAAACAGCGATGCGGGGCTTATCCGGATTTCGGCAGGAAGCGACGGGACCATGAACGGGGTTTTCCTGGAAGATGCATCGAGCCTTATGATCAATGATACTTCAATAATGAGTTCTGAATCGAAAATCATACTTGCCCTGGCGTTCGGCGAAGGGATCATCAACGGCCATGTCATAGCGCCTTCAGGGACAAGCATCAATCTGTTTACAGGAGTAGCGCCCCTGTCTGTAGAGGGAGATACTGTGAGCGGATTTGTTTCACAAGGTCAGGGCATGACAAGGATTTCTTTCTCAGGCCAGGGCGATTTCACGGTCTACCTCTCTGGAAGTTCGATACTTAACAAGCTGATGGCTGAAAACAGAGTGAGTAATTTTTTATAA
- a CDS encoding peptidase MA family metallohydrolase, with protein MKSKIYIFLRMTTCLVILLCIFSVALHSQQLYRVEADALSVYSDRPNDPAARQVIALYPSVRAGLETKLVWKVDFKPAVLLVSDRRMFTEMSGSPLIAAYAVPEKMLIVIDLSRMNTEPFTLAATLEHELCHLLLHRYIHPDNLPRWLDEGVSQWVSGGLAEIVTGSRKSALGVAALSGGFIPLPALSRNFPLDGRSMALAYEESKSVVEYIIANYGNKGLLDILDAMKNGNDVSDAVAMSLGVPLWKLEKEWRESQRSWASVISLLVANLYTILFAFGALVTLAVYVRFIIRKRRIRDEEEYE; from the coding sequence ATGAAAAGCAAAATCTATATTTTTTTAAGAATGACCACCTGCCTGGTAATCCTCCTGTGCATCTTTTCTGTAGCCCTTCATTCACAACAGTTATACAGGGTCGAAGCAGATGCCTTATCTGTTTATTCTGACAGGCCGAATGATCCTGCCGCCAGGCAGGTCATTGCGCTTTATCCCTCGGTCAGGGCAGGGCTTGAAACAAAGCTTGTCTGGAAAGTGGATTTCAAACCGGCCGTATTGCTGGTGTCCGACCGCAGGATGTTCACTGAAATGTCGGGCAGTCCCCTGATCGCAGCATATGCCGTTCCTGAAAAAATGCTCATCGTCATTGACTTATCGAGAATGAACACTGAACCCTTTACCCTCGCAGCCACACTCGAACATGAATTGTGCCATCTCCTGCTGCACCGTTACATACACCCGGATAATCTTCCGAGATGGCTCGATGAAGGCGTATCCCAGTGGGTAAGCGGCGGGCTGGCCGAGATCGTTACAGGCAGCAGAAAGTCCGCACTCGGAGTGGCTGCATTGAGCGGGGGATTCATTCCGCTTCCTGCCCTTTCGCGCAATTTTCCCCTTGACGGGCGTTCTATGGCCCTGGCCTATGAAGAGAGCAAAAGTGTGGTTGAGTACATTATTGCAAACTATGGGAATAAAGGCCTCCTTGATATCCTTGATGCCATGAAAAATGGCAACGATGTTAGTGATGCAGTAGCCATGAGTCTGGGGGTGCCCCTCTGGAAGCTGGAAAAGGAATGGCGCGAGTCTCAGCGAAGCTGGGCGTCCGTCATCTCATTGCTGGTAGCTAATCTTTACACGATCCTGTTCGCATTCGGAGCACTTGTTACGCTGGCTGTGTACGTGCGCTTCATTATCAGGAAGAGGCGCATAAGAGATGAAGAGGAATATGAGTGA
- a CDS encoding GMC family oxidoreductase: MADLISFMKTVLEKKYHETALAVIDAVYHDVPGMLLKNEEILKNFNEILNRNKTAALGYSAFMALFNLTSLPLYGKTFLNLSLRERHEFLKRLIDSSFFVPRMIGVGASFPFKFGYVCSEKVHASLGVPYRKEKVCPEPEPRWMRQITPATGFDSDETIEADVVVVGTGAGGAVVAKELAEKGFAVAIVESGEFFRREVFTGNPLDMVPMLYKGRGITGTIGNAVIPIQRANAVGGTTLINSATCFRTPERVLKEWVGMGLSDFTPQVLEPYFERVEKTISVQECEAKYIGPIGEVIRDGCASLGYSCGPLKHNIIDCDGQGVCTQGCPKDAKQSTNLTYIPRALNSAAQLFTGFSAEDIIIEGGRAAGIRAVGKGKDGRRVMLTCRAKAVILSAGTFVSPVIIQKNGLARGSRWVGGNLSIHPCVFVGAMFPDRHMRNGESIPQGYMIDQFDEKGMRFEGGTPPFMVFSSLMPGIGNEYLEWVKSYDNVGIFGCMVKDTSTGFVKQGPFGSTLAYYNLSGRDTKSLIDAIVILGNVYFAAGASKIFLPVYNRPVIERACDLNSIYTRGLKPRDLMLSAFHAMGTARIGINSSVSAFDANHQCHWVPGLYVVDGSSIPTSLGVNPQETIMAMATRAADKIAPVLEG; encoded by the coding sequence ATGGCAGATTTAATATCTTTCATGAAAACGGTGCTCGAGAAGAAATATCATGAAACCGCCCTTGCGGTAATTGATGCGGTTTATCATGATGTCCCCGGGATGCTTCTTAAGAATGAAGAGATACTGAAGAATTTTAATGAGATCCTGAACAGGAATAAAACAGCGGCTTTGGGATATTCCGCTTTTATGGCGCTGTTCAACCTGACCTCTCTGCCGCTTTATGGAAAAACATTCCTTAACCTTTCCTTACGGGAGCGTCATGAATTCTTGAAACGATTGATCGATTCCAGTTTTTTTGTGCCCAGAATGATCGGTGTCGGTGCCAGCTTTCCCTTCAAGTTCGGATACGTTTGCTCGGAGAAGGTTCATGCATCTTTAGGTGTTCCGTACAGGAAAGAAAAGGTGTGCCCCGAACCTGAACCCAGGTGGATGAGGCAGATAACACCGGCAACAGGCTTCGATTCCGATGAGACGATAGAAGCGGACGTGGTTGTGGTCGGAACAGGGGCGGGTGGCGCGGTCGTCGCAAAGGAACTTGCCGAAAAGGGTTTTGCCGTGGCCATCGTCGAATCCGGAGAGTTCTTCCGCAGGGAAGTCTTTACGGGAAACCCTCTGGATATGGTTCCCATGCTTTATAAGGGCAGAGGGATTACCGGCACGATAGGTAATGCCGTAATACCCATACAAAGGGCTAACGCGGTCGGCGGGACCACGCTTATAAATTCGGCCACATGCTTCAGGACGCCTGAAAGAGTACTGAAAGAATGGGTTGGCATGGGCCTCTCGGATTTTACGCCGCAAGTGCTGGAGCCATATTTCGAGCGGGTCGAGAAGACGATAAGCGTTCAGGAATGCGAGGCCAAATATATCGGACCCATAGGGGAGGTCATCAGGGACGGCTGCGCTTCTCTCGGCTACAGCTGCGGACCTCTCAAGCACAACATCATCGACTGCGACGGGCAGGGCGTGTGTACGCAGGGCTGTCCGAAGGACGCAAAGCAGTCGACTAATCTTACCTATATACCGAGAGCGCTCAACTCGGCGGCGCAGCTTTTTACCGGATTCAGTGCGGAAGACATCATCATCGAGGGAGGGCGCGCAGCGGGCATAAGGGCGGTCGGAAAGGGAAAAGACGGACGCAGGGTCATGCTTACATGCAGGGCGAAAGCCGTAATATTGTCCGCCGGCACGTTTGTCTCCCCGGTTATCATCCAGAAAAACGGTCTTGCCAGGGGAAGCCGCTGGGTGGGAGGCAATCTATCCATACACCCGTGCGTCTTCGTAGGAGCCATGTTCCCGGACAGGCACATGAGAAACGGCGAAAGCATCCCTCAGGGCTACATGATTGACCAGTTCGACGAGAAAGGGATGCGTTTCGAAGGCGGAACGCCGCCATTCATGGTCTTTTCGAGCCTGATGCCCGGCATCGGAAACGAATACCTAGAATGGGTAAAATCATATGATAACGTGGGCATATTCGGGTGCATGGTGAAGGATACAAGTACGGGTTTCGTAAAGCAGGGCCCGTTCGGTTCCACTCTGGCATACTACAACCTGTCCGGGAGGGATACGAAGAGCCTTATCGATGCGATTGTAATTCTCGGTAATGTGTATTTTGCCGCCGGGGCGTCGAAGATTTTCCTGCCTGTGTATAACAGGCCTGTAATCGAGAGGGCCTGTGACCTGAATTCCATTTACACAAGAGGCCTCAAACCAAGAGACCTTATGCTGAGCGCATTCCATGCAATGGGTACAGCCAGGATAGGGATTAACAGCAGTGTTTCAGCCTTTGATGCAAACCACCAGTGCCACTGGGTGCCCGGGCTGTATGTGGTCGACGGGAGCAGCATACCGACGAGTCTTGGCGTCAACCCCCAGGAAACGATAATGGCGATGGCGACAAGGGCTGCCGATAAAATCGCACCTGTGCTGGAGGGATAG
- a CDS encoding nitroreductase family protein, which translates to MNLIKIDEKTCNNDGICAAVCPAGLIDMKKGKFPESIAGADELCIKCGHCVASCPTASITHRHVPLEKCQAIKDDLKISFEQCGQFLMSRRSIRSYRDKPVARKDIQKLLDIAAYAPSGHNTRLNKWLVIDNRDELKRFSGIVIDWMRFMLEGMREIAVSMHMDRAVERWEAGKDVILRKAPVVVVAYDEAANPMAPSSCTIALAYLELAAHGMGLGACWAGYFNAAAMTFPPMKKALCLPESCQSFGSMMIGYPRFDYVRIPSRKKPDISWR; encoded by the coding sequence ATGAACCTTATAAAGATAGATGAAAAGACCTGCAATAATGACGGGATCTGCGCCGCTGTTTGTCCCGCCGGATTGATTGATATGAAAAAGGGAAAATTTCCTGAATCAATCGCTGGAGCGGATGAGCTCTGCATAAAATGCGGGCACTGCGTGGCATCCTGTCCGACAGCGAGCATTACCCATCGCCATGTGCCTCTGGAGAAGTGCCAGGCAATAAAAGATGACTTGAAGATATCGTTCGAGCAGTGCGGGCAGTTTCTCATGAGCAGGCGGTCAATAAGGTCATACAGGGACAAACCTGTCGCGCGTAAAGACATTCAGAAACTTCTGGATATTGCCGCTTATGCGCCTTCAGGCCACAACACCAGGCTTAACAAATGGCTCGTCATCGACAACAGGGACGAGCTTAAGAGGTTTTCCGGCATAGTTATAGACTGGATGCGCTTTATGCTTGAGGGTATGAGGGAGATTGCCGTTTCAATGCACATGGACAGAGCGGTCGAGAGGTGGGAAGCTGGAAAAGACGTTATATTGCGCAAAGCCCCGGTTGTTGTGGTGGCCTATGACGAGGCGGCAAACCCTATGGCGCCTTCAAGCTGCACGATCGCCCTTGCCTATCTCGAGCTTGCCGCACATGGCATGGGGCTTGGCGCATGCTGGGCAGGCTATTTCAATGCTGCGGCGATGACTTTTCCCCCGATGAAAAAGGCGCTCTGCCTTCCCGAGTCCTGCCAGAGCTTCGGGAGCATGATGATAGGCTATCCAAGGTTTGATTATGTAAGGATACCTTCAAGGAAAAAGCCGGACATCTCCTGGCGGTGA